The Toxorhynchites rutilus septentrionalis strain SRP chromosome 3, ASM2978413v1, whole genome shotgun sequence genome includes a region encoding these proteins:
- the LOC129776547 gene encoding leukocyte receptor cluster member 8 homolog has product MNSAGDTVVSTILPGSCLNPQEKNGFAGNNPYGMAYQQYAQYCNAYYQQLQFNSGGGIPTNVPPPPLPTAGSPGTGDGQIPSGFTSVLAGDSKTSGGDSPSSGSLTNKSSFFSSPQQQQQQQDGNLQVFKQAPSQFGPIRFNINKQPQRVSPVVQNNLLNHGTPQQQQQHIPAQQPQFNQTNQNNKRKKKKNKNNMNNVANQNQNSSMFNSASSTPLMPSGANIFSAPVQVPDLSKPPPPIHGSSAIGGTINTVVPSPTVAKKPDPFNNPTDAWPESLNNFVARCYAKCKTDFDKDQIDICLKGRITAAANKGELWTKDWDNEPVPSVHSEREMLSPNNKSKHPGTAGNIHQYQRSNSPSHSSNNYNQNNSRNDQNYIRKNGSGASISHTLGSRLGHKSSSKKSRSSRSRSRSPSSRYSRSRRSRSSSSESRSLRRRKRSSESSDDSRASSAKSYKIKNQKSNQKNNKNGNTHAKNQNQKRSSFYSEHGPIGGAVDGDQEALKKRAARFNNSNAKKISSPNLGSPIKKRLQLPTPSRLFIEDTVGDNEGGLDLMDLHIVGTCRDLEKSFLRLTKAPAPSEVRPVEVLRYSLQNVKNKWVEKQDYYYVCDQLKSIRQDLTVQGIRDEFTVQVYETHARIAMEKGDHEEFNQCQTQLKMLYSEVGGENILEFTAYRILYYIFTKNTLDLTTILKVLTPAEREHNVIIFALKLRSAWALGNYSKFFKLYRLAPLMAGYLIDWFIERERKLALKSIIKAYRPNCPVDYVSQALAFENEDKCFEWLSTFELTIVTKQEAHGADATASGVQNSVKRLIDCKTSMNVLTNF; this is encoded by the exons ATGAATAGTGCGGGCGATACTGTTGTAAGTACTATATTGCCTGGCAGCTGCTTGAATCCGCAAGAAAAAAACGGATTTGCTGGTAATAATCCGTACGGGATGGCGTACCAGCAATACGCACAATATTGTAATGCGTATTACCAACAACTGCAGTTCAATTCCGGTGGTGGAATACCCACGAATGTTCCACCGCCACCACTTCCAACAGCTGGATCTCCCGGTACTGGAGATGGCCAAATTCCTTCCGGTTTCACTAGCGTATTAGCCGGAGATAGTAAAACTAGTGGAGGCGATTCTCCGTCTTCAGGTAGTTTAACGAACAAGTCATCATTTTTTAGCTCTcctcaacagcaacaacaacaacaagacgGAAATTTGCAAGTATTCAAACAAGCTCCTAGCCAGTTTGGTCCAATTCGATTCAATATTAATAAACAACCACAAAGAGTTAGTCCAGTCGTGCAAAATAACCTTTTGAATCATGGAACgccgcaacagcagcagcagcatattCCAGCTCAGCAGCCACAGTTCAATCAAACCAACCAAAACAATAAgcgaaagaagaaaaagaataaaaataatatgaatAACGTGGCCAATCAAAATCAGAATAGTTCTATGTTCAATAGTGCGAGCAGCACTCCTTTGATGCCATCGGGTGCGAACATTTTCTCTGCTCCCGTTCAGGTTCCTGATTTGAGCAAGCCTCCACCACCGATTCATGGATCATCTGCAATTGGAGGAACTATTAACACCGTAGTGCCTTCGCCGACAGTTGCTAAAAAACCTGACCCTTTCAATAATCCAACCGATGCCTGGCCGGAAAgtctaaacaactttgtagcGCGCTGTTACGCCAAATGCAAGACAGATTTTGATAAAGATCAGATCGACATCTGTCTCAAAGGACGTATCACAGCTGCCGCAAACAAAGGAGAACTTTGGACTAAGGATTGGGATAATGAGCCGGTGCCCAGTGTACATAGCGAGCGTGAAATGCTAAGCCCAAACAATAAATCGAAACATCCTGGGACAGCAGGAAACATTCACCAATACCAGCGGAGTAATAGTCCTAGTCATAGCAGCAATAATTATAATCAAAACAACAGTCGAAATGATCAAAATTATATACGCAAAAATGGTAGTGGCGCCTCCATCTCGCACACGCTTGGGTCACGACTTGGACACAAGTCAAGCTCGAAAAAGTCCCGCTCTTCACGGTCACGTTCTCGGTCGCCTTCCAGCCGATATAGTCGAAGCCGTCGTAGTCGTTCATCGAGTTCCGAGTCCCGGTCGCTTCGTCGCAGGAAACGATCCTCGGAAAGTAGCGACGACAGTCGTGCTTCCTCTGCGAAATCTTACAAGATCAAAAACCAGAAgtcaaatcagaaaaataacaaaaacggCAATACGCACGCTAAAAATCAAAATCAGAAAAGGTCTAGTTTCTACTCGGAACATGGCCCAATTGGGGGCGCTGTCGATGGAGACCAGGAAGCGCTCAAGAAGCGTGCCGCCCGCTTCAATAACTCCAATGCTAAGAAAATCTCGTCTCCCAACCTTGGCTCGCCCATCAAGAAACGTTTGCAGCTGCCAACACCTTCGCGTCTGTTCATCGAAGACACTGTTGGTGATAATGAAGGCGGATTGGATCTTATGGATCTGCACATTGTTGGTACCTGTCGCGATCTGGAAAAGAGTTTCCTCCGCCTGACGAAGGCTCCCGCTCCGTCCGAAGTGAGACCGGTAGAGGTGCTCAGATATTCACTGCAAAACGTTAAGAATAAATGGGTTGAGAAGCAGGACTATTATTACGTGTGCGATCAGCTGAAGTCGATTCGTCAGGATTTGACG GTTCAAGGAATTCGGGATGAATTTACAGTACAGGTATACGAGACGCATGCACGTATTGCCATGGAAAAAGGTGACCACGAAGAGTTCAACCAATGTCAGACACAACTCAAAATGCTTTATTCTGAGGTGGGAGGCGAGAATATATTGGAGTTTACAGCCTATCGGATACTGTACTACATCTTCACTAAAAACACCCTTG ATTTGACTACAATTCTGAAAGTACTGACGCCCGCGGAACGTGAGCATAACGTTATAATTTTTGCTCTCAAATTACGTTCCGCTTGGGCACTTGGTAACTACAGTAAGTTTTTCAAATTGTACCGATTGGCCCCGCTGATGGCTGGTTATCTGATTGATTGGTTTATTGAGCGTGAACGTAAATTAGCCTTGAAGAGCATTATCAAAGC TTATCGTCCCAACTGCCCGGTGGATTATGTGAGTCAAGCGTTGGCCTTCGAGAACGAAGACAAGTGTTTCGAGTGGTTATCAACATTCGAGTTAACCATTGTCACGAAGCAGGAGGCCCATGGTGCGGATGCTACAGCTTCGGGAGTGCAGAATAGTGTCAAAAGGCTCATCGATTGCAAAACCAGCATGAATGTTCTGACAAATTTCTAA